In Helianthus annuus cultivar XRQ/B chromosome 9, HanXRQr2.0-SUNRISE, whole genome shotgun sequence, the following are encoded in one genomic region:
- the LOC110876663 gene encoding uncharacterized protein LOC110876663: MPTFKNHNHDNVVIQCRDLNSAICDEKVVCEPPVFVPELKQNRFGKFLTKEIPEFVPSHTGMSESDKEPNEESSSEDSSTTTSEGGEGSSSEDRDSDFQSYQEWESSNDSENSVTDADKKVENLEPSGVQEPTTPNDSASLENRDPLEKYFDVDDCTSSDDESKKNGSVGESKIKRPSEVVEHHVCQHAKTSSKQSPPLVASHGTAKSQKPFKACFRCGKEGHALKQCPEQHDPDGKGNQYCFSGSKGKNHTSLKDQMKNFSSRSPHVKPVSHDSKMKKDQYIKTSFFPSGS, from the coding sequence ATGCCTACATTTAAAAACCATAACCACGACAATGTAGTGATTCAATGTCGTGATTTAAATTCTGCTATTTGTGACGAAAAAGTTGTGTGTGAACCTCCCGTGTTTGTTCCAGAATTGAAACAAAACAGATTCGGAAAATTCCTCACCAAGGAAATTCCAGAATTTGTTCCATCTCATACAGGTATGTCAGAGTCTGATAAGGAGCCAAATGAAGAAAGCAGCAGTGAAGACTCAAGCACCACAACTTCAGAAGGTGGCGAAGGAAGCTCAAGTGAGGATCGTGATTCAGATTTTCAGTCATATCAAGAATGGGAAAGCTCAAATGACTCAGAAAATTCAGTAACAGATGCTGATAAAAAGGTTGAAAACCTTGAACCATCGGGTGTTCAAGAACCAACGACCCCAAATGACTCTGCAAGTCTTGAAAATCGAGATCCATTGGAAAAATACTTCGACGTTGATGATTGCACAAGTTCAGATGATGAATCAAAGAAAAATGGAAGTGTTGGGGAGTCAAAGATCAAAAGACCATCTGAAGTTGTCGAACATCACGTCTGTCAACATGCTAAGACAAGCTCAAAGCAATCCCCTCCCCTAGTTGCATCACACGGAACTGCAAAGTCTCAAAAGCCATTCAAGGCTTGTTTTAGGTGTGGAAAAGAAGGTCATGCGCTCAAGCAATGCCCAGAGCAACACGATCCAGACGGTAAAGGCAACCAGTATTGCTTTTCTGGATCAAAAGGTAAAAATCACACATCTTTGAAAGATCAGATGAAAAACTTTTCATCCAGGTCTCCACATGTGAAGCCGGTTTCACATGATTCAAAGATGAAAAAGGACCAATACATCAAAACCTCATTCTTTCCCTCCGGGTCTTAA